A section of the Malaclemys terrapin pileata isolate rMalTer1 chromosome 15, rMalTer1.hap1, whole genome shotgun sequence genome encodes:
- the VPS11 gene encoding vacuolar protein sorting-associated protein 11 homolog: MAAYLQWRRFVFFDRELVKEPPGPDGGGAGAGKPFALPPGITVCDSGRGSLVFGDMEGQIWFLPRSLQFSSFQAYKLRVTHLYQLKQHSILASVGEDEEGINPLVKVWNLEKRDGGNPLCTRIFPAIPGNKPTVVSCLTVHENLNFMAIGFADGSVVLTKGDITRDRHSKTQILHEGNYPVTGLAFRQSGKITHLFVVTTENIQSYMLSVKDYPRLELDTHGCGLRCSTLSDPSQDLQFIVAGNECVYLYQPDERGPCFAFEGQKLIVHWYRGYLIIVSKDRKSSPKSEFAGSDPQNSDKQILNVYDLCNKFIAYSSVFDDVVDVLAEWGSLYVLTRDGKIHALQEKDTQTKLEMLFKKNLFEMAINLAKSHHLDSDGLAEIFRQYGDHLYNKGNHDGAIQQYIRTIGKLEPSYVIRKFLDAQRIHNLTAYLQTLHLQSLANADHTTLLLNCYTKLKDSSKLEEFIKTSESEVHFDVETAIKVLRQAGYFSHAVYLAEKHAHHEWFLKIQLEDIKNYQEALQYIGKLPFDQAESNMKRYGKILMHHVPNETTELLKILCTDYRPTGDREGSGMLEGKKANSEEFIPVFANNSRELKAFLEHMTEVQSDSPQGVYDTLLELRLQNWAHEQDLQIKEKLHSEAITLLKSGRFRTVFHKALVLCQMHNFKDGVLYLYEQGKLFQQIMHYHMQNEQYRKVIEVCELYGDQETCLWEQALSYFARKEEDCKEYITAVLKHIENKNLMPPLLVVQTLAHNSTATLSVIKDYLVNKLQKQSRQIEQDEQRIQKYREETTRIRQEIEELKNSPKIFQKTKCSICTSALELPSVHFLCGHSFHQHCFESYSESDSECPTCLPENRKVTDMIRAQEQKRDLHDQFQHQLKCSNDGFSVVADYFGRGVFNKLTLITDLPPGKSATTIDAGLQRELLIHTKRST, translated from the exons ATGGCCGCTTACCTGCAGTGGCGCCGCTTCGTGTTCTTTGACAGGGAGCTGGTGAAGGAGCCGCCCGGGCCCGACGGGGGAGGTGCCGGCGCGGGGAAGCCCTTCGCCCTTCCGCCGGGCATCACCGTCTGCGACTCGGGCAGAGGCAGCCTGGTTTTCGGGG ATATGGAAGGTCAGATCTGGTTCTTGCCACGCTCCCTTCAGTTTAGCAGTTTCCAGGCTTACAAGCTGAGGGTGACTCACCTGTACCAGCTGAAGCAGCACAGCATCTTGGCTTCTGTTGGTGAAGATGAAGAAGGCATTAACCCGCTG GTTAAAGTCTGGAACTTAGAGAAACGAGATGGTGGGAATCCTCTTTGCACAAGGATTTTCCCAGCAATACCGGGTAACAAACCTACAGTTGTGTCCTGCCTAACTGTCCATGAGAATCTTAACTTCATGGCTATCG gttTTGCAGATGGAAGTGTTGTGCTTACAAAAGGTGACATCACACGAGACCGACACAGTAAGACCCAGATCTTGCATGAAGGCAATTACCCGGTCACTGGCCTTGCCTTCCGCCAGTCTGGGAAAATCACCCACCTTTTTGTTGTCACCACGGAGAACATCCAG TCCTATATGCTGTCAGTGAAGGATTATCCTCGCCTGGAGCTGGACACACATGGTTGCGGTTTACGCTGCTCCAcgctcagcgacccctcccaggACCTCCAGTTCATTGTGGCAGGAAACGAATGTGTGTATCTGTACCAGCCAGATGAGCGTGGCCCCTGCTTTGCCTTTGAAGGACAGAAGTTGATCGTTCACTGGTATCGGGGATACCTCATCATTGTTTCCAAGGACCGGAAGAGCTCTCCAAA ATCAGAGTTTGCTGGGAGCGACCCACAGAATTCTGACAAGCAAATCTTGAATGTCTATGACCTGTGTAACAAGTTCATTGCGTACAGCTCGGTCTTCGATGACGTGGTGGATGTCTTAGCAGAGTGGGGGTCTCTCTACGTGCTGACTAGAGATGGGAAGATCCATGCGCTTCAGGAGAAGGATACTCAGACCAAACTTGAG ATGCTGTTCAAAAAGAACCTGTTTGAAATGGCTATTAACCTGGCCAAGAGTCACCACTTGGACAGCGATGGCTTAGCAGAGATTTTCAGGCAATATGGAGATCATCTATACAACAAAGGGAACCATGATGGAGCCATTCAGCAGTATATACG AACCATTGGGAAGCTAGAGCCATCTTACGTGATCCGGAAGTTCTTAGATGCTCAGCGTATACACAACCTGACTGCGTACTTGCAGACACTCCACCTACAGTCCCTTGCCAACGCAGACCACACCACCCTGCTGCTAAACTGCTACACCAAACTCAAAGACAGCTCCAAACTGGAGGAGTTCATCAAG ACCAGTGAGAGTGAGGTCCACTTTGATGTGGAGACAGCAATCAAGGTACTCCGTCAAGCAGGTTACTTTTCACATGCTGTGTACCTGGCAGAGAAGCATGCACACCATGAATGGTTCCTCAAAATCCAGCTGGAGGACATCAAG AATTACCAGGAGGCCTTGCAGTACATTGGCAAGCTGCCCTTTGACCAGGCAGAAAGTAACATGAAGCGGTATGGCAAAATCCTGATGCACCATGTCCCCAATGAGACCACGGAACTGCTGAAGATCCTATGCACGGACTACCGGCCAACAGGAGATCGTGAAGGCTCTGGGATGCTGGAGGGGAAAAAG GCTAATTCTGAGGAGTTCATTCCAGTCTTTGCAAACAACTCCCGGGAGCTGAAGGCTTTTCTGGAGCACATGACAGAGGTGCAGTCTGACTCTCCCCAGGGCGTCTATGACACGCTGCTGGAACTTCGACTCCAGAACTGGGCACATGAACAGGATCTGCAG ATCAAAGAGAAGCTGCACAGTGAAGCCATCACCCTGCTGAAGAGTGGAAGGTTCAGAACGGTTTTCCATAAGGCTTTGGTCCTATGTCAGATGCACAATTTCAAGGATGGTGTCCTCTACCTTTATGAACAGGGCAAACT TTTCCAACAGATCATGCATTATCACATGCAGAATGAGCAGTACAGGAAGGTGATTGAGGTGTGCGAGTTGTATGGAGACCAAGAGACCTGTCTCTGGGAACAGGCCCTCAGCTATTTTGCCCGGAAAGAAGAGGACTGCAAGGAATACATCACAGCAGTACTGAAGCATATTGAAAACAAGAACCTCATGCCTCCACTGCTCG TTGTGCAGACTCTGGCGCATAACTCCACGGCCACGCTGTCGGTGATTAAGGATTATCTTGTCAACAAGCTGCAGAAGCAGAGCCGCCAGATTGAACAGGATGAGCAGAGGATTCAGAAATATCGTGAAGAGACCACAAGGATCCGCCAGGAGATTGAAGAGCTCAAAAACAG TCCCAAGATCTTCCAGAAGACAAAGTGCAGCATCTGTACAAGTGCCCTGGAGCTGCCTTCAGTCCATTTCCTGTGTGGTCATTCCTTTCACCAGCACTGCTTTGAGAGCTACTCAGAGAGCGATTCAGAATGCCCCACCTGCCTGCCAGAGAACCGAAAGGTCACAGATATGATCCGAGCCCAAGAACAGAAGAGAGATCTGCATGATCAGTTTCAGCATCAG CTCAAGTGCTCTAATGATGGCTTCTCAGTTGTTGCTGATTACTTTGGTCGTGGGGTTTTCAACAAGCTCACTCTCATCACGGATCTGCCCCCAGGTAAATCAGCCACAACTATTGACGCTGGCCTGCAGAGGGAACTCCTCATACACACAAAACGCAGCACCTAG